In the genome of Streptomyces sp. 846.5, the window CCGCCGTCTCCCAGCTCACCTCGCTCGTCGCCGGCGCCGGCCTCAGCGGGGTGGACGTCGACCTGGAGGACTACTGGTCCTGGAGCACCGCCGACTTCACCAACTACAAGACCTTCCTCGGCCAGCTCGCCACCTCCCTGCACGCCAAGGGCAAGAAGCTGCTGGTCGACGCCCCCGCGATGACCGCGGACGCCTCCTTCTACGACTACGCGGCGGTCAGCGCGGTGGGCGTGGACGAGCTGGAGATCATGGCCTACGACGAGGAGTTCGACACCGCGTCCGGCGCCCGCTGCCTGCCGATCACCCCGTACGCCTGGCTCAAGCAGGTGACCACCTACGCCCAGAGCAAGGTGACCGACCCCAACAAGCTGGTCATCGGGCTGCCCTCGTACGGCATCAGCGCGCCCGACCCCTGCGACCTCAACAACGCCACCGGCAACATCCAGTACAGCGACATGAAGAAGAGCCCCGGCTTCTCCACCGACCCGGCCACCGTCGCCGCCCGCCGCGACGCCTCCTCCGGCGAGATCCGCTGGGTCTCCGGCGGCACCCTGTACGACTACGTCGACAGCACCGCGCTCAACGCCAAGCTCGCGGTACTGAAGTCCCTCGGCGTCACCAAGGTCTCGGTCTGGTCCCTCGGCGGCGGCAACCCCTGGTTCACCGGCTGACCAAGCGAGAGGGGATCGCGCCTGCGGCCGGCCGTAGACGCGATCCCCTCTTGTCCTGAACGCCTCATCATCCCCTCATGATCCGGACGGCATCCTGGAGCCGCCGCTATCGTGCGGCAGGGACACCGGAGGACAAGTCACATGACGCATCGACAGAGTGCAGCGAGATCACGCACCCGCGGGACCACTGTCCTGGTTCTGGCGGCGCTGCTGACAGCGCTTCCCGCTTCAACCGCCCTCGCCTCCACGGCCGGTGCCGTACAGGCACCGACCGCGCTGACCCGAGCGGCGATCCTGCTGGATGCATCGACCGGCCTGGACGACCCGCAGAAGAAGGAGATAGCGATGGAGCTCGTCTCCAGCGCGGAGAACTCCTCGCTCGACTGGAGGGCGCAGTACACATACATCGAGGACATCGGCGACGGCCGCGGCTACACCGCGGGCATCATCGGTTTCTGCTCGGGCACCGGCGACATGCTCGAACTCGTCCAGGCCTACACCAACGCGCAGCCGGACAACGCCCTTGCCCCGTACCTGCCCGCGCTGCGCCAGGTCAACGGCAGCGCCTCGCACGACGGCCTGGACCCCGGCTTCACCACGGCCTGGGCCACTGCCGCCGCCGACCCGGTGTTCCAGCAGGCCCAGGACGCGGAGCGGGACCGCGTCTACTTCAACCCCGCGGTGCAGCAGGCCAAGCAGGACGGTCTGAGCACGCTGGGCCAGTTCATCTACTACGACGCGGCCGTGATGCACGGCCCGGACGGGCTCGCCTCGATCCGCGACACGGCCATCGGCCAGACGCAACCGCCTGCGCAGGGCGGCAGTGAGACCGACTACCTCAATGCCTTCCTCACCGCCCGGCGCATCGAGATGAAGAAGGAGGCGGCCCACAGCGACACCAGCCGTATCGACACCGAACAGCAGGCCTTCCTCGACAACGGCAACTTCGACCTCAACACCCCCCTGAACTGGCAGGTCTACGGCCAGAGCTTCTCCATCAGCGGCTGACGCGCTCGGTGCCATGCCGTGCCAGATGGGCGTTCTCGGCCATGGTCCAGGCGGTGGTGGTCAGCAGGTAGAGGCCGGCCGCAAGAGGGACGATC includes:
- a CDS encoding glycosyl hydrolase family 18 protein — translated: MLRRTIVMATAATCAVAAASAAVTVANAGTTSAHRTATAYRAASTTSGVALETWLYGGSTGDSECTAASEYADNRVLTGALKPEYWSVTSKGTVTLETATTGTCNGYSAANVADLKAHSAYQYPTISGMTTADVHALVSSGSKRSAAVSQLTSLVAGAGLSGVDVDLEDYWSWSTADFTNYKTFLGQLATSLHAKGKKLLVDAPAMTADASFYDYAAVSAVGVDELEIMAYDEEFDTASGARCLPITPYAWLKQVTTYAQSKVTDPNKLVIGLPSYGISAPDPCDLNNATGNIQYSDMKKSPGFSTDPATVAARRDASSGEIRWVSGGTLYDYVDSTALNAKLAVLKSLGVTKVSVWSLGGGNPWFTG
- a CDS encoding chitosanase, which codes for MTHRQSAARSRTRGTTVLVLAALLTALPASTALASTAGAVQAPTALTRAAILLDASTGLDDPQKKEIAMELVSSAENSSLDWRAQYTYIEDIGDGRGYTAGIIGFCSGTGDMLELVQAYTNAQPDNALAPYLPALRQVNGSASHDGLDPGFTTAWATAAADPVFQQAQDAERDRVYFNPAVQQAKQDGLSTLGQFIYYDAAVMHGPDGLASIRDTAIGQTQPPAQGGSETDYLNAFLTARRIEMKKEAAHSDTSRIDTEQQAFLDNGNFDLNTPLNWQVYGQSFSISG